The sequence CCTCCCGAGAGGCACGACGAGGAAGAGTTGCCAACGGGCAACCATTCAGCCCCTCACCACAGCGGTGAGAGCGCTCGAGTTGGGGATAGGAATGGAGAGGTCTTTGACGACGGCCGCTAGCCCGACCTTCTCACCAGCCTTCTGCTGCGAGGGCGGATGCGCCTGCATCTGCGGCGTCCTTTGGCCTCTCCGCTCCTCGACGTACTTCGAGTACGCCTACGTCGCTTCGAGAACCAAACTCCTTGCAGCTACAGACGCCTACGCCCTCTCGCGACGAAGTTGGTGAGAAGGACGGGCTAGCCGATCAGACGAGATCGGCGACAGGGTGAGCCGTCAGTTTTTCGGCAATGCTGCCAGGCCCAGCTCCTCAGGGCGAGGAACCTGTTGTCCGACCAAGCCTTTCGAGAGTCTTCGAACCAAACCAGGGCGATAGGTCCCACTCGAGGTCCTGTTCGCCACTCGCGGCGATCAGCATTTGACGCGCCTCGTCAACGGTCTCGGCGTTGACGACATAGAGGCCCGTGGCCTCACGTCCACCTCCCAGACGACCGGATACGGTAACCATTCCTTCGGCGACCAGCGACGCAACAGCAGCATCTGCCCGTTCCGCGTGGGGTGACCTCGCGACTACGAACATCCGCATCCCATCGAGCCCCTCCTCGTTGTCCTCTTCGAGCTCGAAGAGCGTACGTAGAGGATCGTTGGCTTCGAAGGGATGAGCGTCGAAGACGAAGACTCCGGCCTGCACGGCGGGATCGGTCGCGGTCAAGGCATCGGCCTCTTCCACCTCGTCTACGTCGAAGACGAAGATCCCTCGATCCCTCGGATCCGACCTGGGCTCGCCCAGCGGTCCGGCCATCAGCAGAAAACGTTCGTCGAACAACCGACCCATGTTGGCGAAGTGACCCTCCAGGGCGACGGCGCGCTCCTCCTGGGTCAACTCCGTCGAGCCGCCAGACTTCAGCCAAACAAGAACGTAGCGACTGCCCAAACCGGTAGGCACAAGTACTGATTCAGCCGAGGAGGAATCGGCATCGACGGGGGGAGCCGAAGGCTGCCTACTTCGATCCGTCGAACTGCAAGCAGCGAGGACGATCAGGGGAAGAAGGAGTCGTCTTTGCACGGTGGTTTCCCATCCTAATGCATTTCCCTGCTCTCGGTTCAAGCCCCTTGCAGGGGGTAGACCCTTCCAAGATGAGCCGCCCGCGCTGCGACCGGCTTGAAGGCTTCGCCTATTCCCTGTTCAGGAGCGCCGCCAAACCCAGCAGCGTCAACACCGCCGCCGACAGCAGCGCGGCGGCCACCAGCAGACCGAGATAGGCGTTCGCCGGCACCTGGGAAAGGCCCAGGAGGCCGAAGCCCAGGGCGATAGCCAGACTGTCGGCGATAATCGCCGGGCCGGTGGCGGCGAGGGAGGCCGACACGCCGCCGCCCTCGGCACCCCCTCCTTTTTCGCCGTGCTCGCGCCGGGTGCCCTCCAGGAAGTGAACGCCGTAGTCCACTCCGATACCGAGGGTGACAGCACAGAACATTGAGGTGGCGACCCCCAGGGGTACCCCTAGCCAGCCCATCAGCCCGAACACCCAAAGCACCGCCACCGCCGCCGGCAAGATCGCCAGGGCGGCGCGTTTCGGCGAGCGATAGAAGAGCGACACGGCCAGAAAGGCGCCGGCCAGGGCGAGGAGCAGAGACGACACCTGGGTACGCACGATCGCCGGGATCATCGCCTGGCTAACGGCGACGTCGCCGCCCAGCTCCAAATGCCCGCCGTGGGGCTCGAGCAGCTCTTCGACGGAAGCCTCCAGCCGCGCGATCAACTCCGCCGTGTCCCGGTAGTTGGCGTCCTTCAGGAAAAGGGTCATCACGCCGCCGGTGAGGTCGTCCGTCAGCACCTCTTGGCGCTTGTGCTTGCCGCGCGCCATGTCGAAGCGGTCGAGCAGCCGGCCGAACTGGTAAGGCTCTTCGGGCAGCTTGCGGCCGCCCTCCTGCCGCCCGAGCCACAGGTAGGCGACGGTGACCAGTTGCGAAAAGGGGCCGAGCACACCGCCCACTTCCGGCTCCCGCCGCATGCGCTCTTCCAGCTCGCCGACGGCCTGCAATGTCTCGTAACGGAAGAGCGGCCCGGACCAGCGGGTGAGGCCGGCGTAGTCCCGCTTAGGATCGTCCGGCCGCGGCTCGAACACCAGGTGGGCGAGCAGCAGGTGGGTGCCGAAGAAGCGCTCGTCGACCCGTTCCGTGGCCTGCCGAAAAGGGCTGCCCTTGGCGAATCCGTCGATCCAGCTATCCTGCACCACCAGCGCCGGCAGGCCCGCCGCCAGCAACACGGTGACCGCCGCCAGGGCGATCAGCACCGCCCGGCGGCGGGAGCGGGAGGCGATCCAGGGATCGATCCGGCGCTGAATCCAGGGCGCCGCCGGCGAGTCCGCGGCCGCCTGGGAGTCCGACACGGCCCGGCGCAGGCGGTCGGCACCGAGGAGGGTCAACATCGCCGGCACCGCCGACAGCGACCACAGCATGCAGAAGACGATGCCGATGGCCGCGAACAGGCCGAAGAAGCGGACCGGCGGAATCTCCGACGCCAGGAAGGAGCCAAAGGCCAGGGAGGTGGTGAGCGAGGTCACGACGATGGGGCGGGTGAGCTGCCGCATGGTGCTGCGAACGGGCTCCGGCGCACCCTGACCCAGGTGTCGCTGGTAGCGCCACAGAATGTGGATCTCGTCCGCCAGGCCGAGGGTGGTCAAGATCACCGGCAGCACCGCCGTGGTCAGGTACACCGGCACCCCCAGCCAGCCCATCAGGCCGAAGGTGAAGATCAGCGCGGCGCCCACCTCCGCCAGGGCCAGGACGACCCCCCACAGGCGGCGGCAACCGATCCACACCACCAGCGCGATCACCGCGATGGCCAGCGGCAAGAGGAGGGAAAGATCTTCCAGGATGTGCAGGCCGAGGAGCGCCTCGGCCACCGGCGCGCCGACCACCAGCACGCGATCCGGACCGGCGTCGAAGGTCGCCACCTCGGCCTCGACGGCGGCCATCAGCCGGCGCCGCTCCTCCGCCTCGGGACCCTCGCCGTGGGCCGCCGGCACGCCGACCAGGAGAGTGGTCGCCTCGCCGTCCAGCGCCACCAGGGTGCCGTCGAGAATCTGGGTGGCGGCCAGGTCGCCGCGCAGCAGGTCCATCTCCTCAGGCGTGCTCGGCACCGGCTCCAGGAAGGGCCGAAAGCGTAAGGTGCCGGTATACACCCGGTCGCGCTTCTCCGTCGCCAGGCTCGAAACGTAGACCTCGCCGAGGCCTTCGAGGGCCACCAGCCGATCGCTCAGTTCGCGCACCCGGGCGAGGGTTTCGGTGTTGAACAGCCCGTCCGGGTGGTCCGTCTCCACCACCACCGCCACCGCGTCGCGCAGGTCGAAGCGCTGCCGAATCTCGGCGTCCTTTTGGACCGCCGGGTCGTTCGGCGGCACCAGCGCATGACCGTCGGTGCGCAGCTCCAAGCGCAGCAAGCCCGGCGCGGCCAGCAAAACCACCAGCACGCCGAAGGCCAGCGTCGCCTTCGGGCGGCGAAGCCCCAACTCCGGGAGCCGCCCCATCACCCGTTCGATCAACGTCTCTTTGCTCGCTTTCCGCGACGGACTTCGCCGCCCCCGCGCATTCACTGTTTGCTGAACGTCTATTCTCTCTCTTCGAGGTGTCCGGCGCCAGCGGTTGCGAGACACCGACTCTCCCCTGGAGTTCAGCGCGAAAAGCGTTGGGATCCCCTAACGCGGTCCGATACTCTCGCCCGATGGAACGAACCTTGGGCGCCCTGGTCGCCGACGCCCGGCGGCGGTTTCGTAAACTCTCGGCGAGCTTCGAGATTCCACCGCGGGAGGCCCTGTTGCTCGCCGGCCATGTCCTCGGCTGGAGCGAAAGCCGGGTGCTCGCCTACCCGGAGCACATCCTTTCGCCGGCGGAGGCGGCGCGCTTCGAGGCACTTCTCGGGCGCCGCCTCAGCGGCGAGCCCTTCGCCTACCTGACCGGCGAGCGGGAGTTCTACGGCCGTCCTTTCACCGTCGATCGCCGGGTACTCATTCCCCGACCGGAGACGGAGCATCTGGTCGAAGCGGCCCTCGCCCTCGCTCTGCCGGCGGCGCCGCGCATCCTGGACATCGGCACGGGTTCCGGCTGTATCGCCGTCACCCTCGCCCTGGAACTGCCGGGGTGCCAGGCGGTCGCGGCGGATCGTTCCCTCGACGCCCTGCGGGTGGTCCAGGCCAACGTTCGGCGCCACCGGGTGGACAACCGGGTGGCGCCGGTAAAGGTGGACCTCGCCGCCGCTCTGGATCTGTCTTCCTTCGATCTGGTGGTATCCAATCCGCCCTATGTCGACCCGGCCGACACCGGCGAACTGTCGCCGGAGATTCTCGACTTCGAGCCGGCGAGCGCGCTCTTCGCGGAGCGGCGGGGGCTCGCCCTGATCGAAGATCTGATACAAGAGGCGACGGCGATGGCGCCGGGGACCTGGATGCTGCTGGAGATTGGCCGGGGGCAGGCGCCGGGAGTGGAGCGCCACGCTGCATCGCGAGATTGGGACATCGGCGCCACAATCTCTGACTACGCTGGCATTGCGCGAGTCGTCCAGCTTCGCCGACCGCGTTAGCAGGGTGCTGAAAAGGACTTCCCCGATGAAGTCAGCACGCCTGCTAGCTGACTCTTAGGAGGGGGCTGGGCGCCTCCTCGGTCGAAAAGAACGGACTTTTCGGCCTCACCCCATCCACGGCGGCGTTGCCGCCGCCTCGCCGGGGGCGCCCAGACCTTCGGGCTCGGACGCAGAGGGCGACAGTTCAAAGAGCGAGTAGGAGCAATCGATGGAAAGATTTCGCATCCAAGGTCCCAGCCGCCTGGCCGGAACGGTCCGCGCTTCGGGCGCCAAGAACGCCGCCCTGCCGGTGCTCGCCGCCAGCCTGCTGTCAGACGAGGCGATCGAACTCGCCAACGTGCCCGAGGTGCGCGACATCCGCACCATGGGCCGCCTCCTGGAGCACCTGGGGGTGGCCGTCGAATCCCCCGCCGAGGGAAGGCGCCGGCTGCGCTGGACGGGCCCGTACTCGAGTGCCCACGATGCCCCCTATGAGGTGGTAAAGACGATGCGCGCCAGCGTTCTGGTGCTCGGTCCGCTGCTCGCCCGCCACGGCCGGGCGCGGGTGTCGCTGCCCGGCGGCTGTGCCATCGGCGTGCGGCCCATCGACCAGCACTTGAAAGGCCTCGAAGCCCTGGGCGCCGAGATCGAGCTGGACCACGGCGACGTTTCGGTGCGCGCCGAGCGGCTGACCGGCGGCCGCTTCCGCTTTTCCACCCCCACCGTCGGCGGCACCGAGAACCTGCTGATGGCGGCGGTTCTGGCCCGCGGCACCACGGTGCTCGAAAACTGCGCCCGGGAGCCGGAGATCGTCGACCTGGCGAATCTGCTGACGGCCATGGGCGGCCGCATCGAGGGAGCCGGCGAAAGCACCATCACCATCGAAGGGGTGGAATCCCTGGGCGGCGCGCAGCACACCATCATTCCGGACCGCATCGAGGCCGGCACCTACCTGATCGGCGCCGCGCTGACCAGCGGCGACGTCACCGTCACCGACTCCCGAGCCGCCGATCTGGCGCCCCTGCTCGAAAAACTGGCCGAGGCCGGAGCGACCGTCGACGCCGCTGAGGCCTTGATCCGGGTGCGCGGCAACGGCGGCCTTCGGCCGACCTCCATCGACACCGAGCCGCATCCGGGCTTCCCGACGGACCTCCAGGCCCAGTACATGGCGATGCTCACCCGCACCGAGGGCGTCTCCAAGGTGTGCGAGTTGGTGTTCGAGAACCGCTTCCAGCACGTTCAAGAGCTGGCCCGCATGGGCGCCGACATCCGGGTGGACGGCAACTGCGCCGAGATCCACGGCCCCACGCCGCTCACCGGCGCCCACGTGATGGCGACGGACCTTCGCGCCTCCGCCAGCCTGGTGCTCGCCGGGGTAGCGGCGGAGGGCGAGACCATCGTCCACCGCATCTACCACTTGGACCGAGGCTACGCCCGGATGGAATCGAAGTTGCAGGATTTGGGAGCGCGAGTCGAGCGCTTCAACGTGCCGATGGGCCAGTGAACTGGGGGGACTGGTGATCCAGCGGACCGTGGGGCGCCTCCGCTAACCCACTCTGTAGACCCCGTTCTGCTAACCAAGGCCCCTGGCGACCACCGGTGAACCGACTGAACTCTTCCCGCGCGCTCTTCGCGCTCAGCCTAGCGATCACGGCCGTCGTAGTCCCGGGTTCCGCCCAGGGGCAGGCGGATCCGCGCCCGGTGCTGGTCGAACTCCAGCTCGAAGGCCGCTGGGCGGAAGCCCTGGAAGTCACCGAAACGCTGCTGCGAGAAGACACAGAACGGGCGCACAGCTTCGGCCTCGACTTCCTGCGCGGCCATCTCCTCACCCAGCTCTGCCAAGGACCGGACGCGGCGCGGGCCTTCGTGCAGTCGATGGCGCGCACGCCGGCCCTCGAGATGTACAGCCGCTATCGGCTGGCCCTGGAACAAGAGAAGGCTCAGCATCCGGAAGTCGCCGCCGGTCTGGTGGCAACGGTGGTCGCCTCCGGTCCGGAACCCCTCGCCGGTCCCGCTACGGAGGTGCTCCACCGCACCGTTCTGGCCGGCGGTGACTGCCGCCTGCTGCGTGGGATCTCGCGCCACCGGCTGCCCGAGGATAGCCAGCGTCAACTCGCCGTCACCAACGGCGTCTGTGCCGAGCGCCGGGGCACGCTGGACGAAGCCCGCGAGATCTACGCGGCGATTCTGGCCGCCGACCGACAGGACGATCCGGCCCGCCAAGCGGCGGAGCGCTGGTACCGGATCCTGGTGGGTTCGCCGGAGCCGGCGGCGGCCCGCGCCCTCGGCCGTACATTCCACCACCACCGGCAATTCGACCGGGCCATCGAGCTGCTCGAACCGCAGGTGCGCTCCTACCGGGGCGAGCTGGACGGAGAG is a genomic window of Acidobacteriota bacterium containing:
- a CDS encoding YciI family protein; its protein translation is MPTGLGSRYVLVWLKSGGSTELTQEERAVALEGHFANMGRLFDERFLLMAGPLGEPRSDPRDRGIFVFDVDEVEEADALTATDPAVQAGVFVFDAHPFEANDPLRTLFELEEDNEEGLDGMRMFVVARSPHAERADAAVASLVAEGMVTVSGRLGGGREATGLYVVNAETVDEARQMLIAASGEQDLEWDLSPWFGSKTLERLGRTTGSSP
- a CDS encoding MMPL family transporter, with product MGRLPELGLRRPKATLAFGVLVVLLAAPGLLRLELRTDGHALVPPNDPAVQKDAEIRQRFDLRDAVAVVVETDHPDGLFNTETLARVRELSDRLVALEGLGEVYVSSLATEKRDRVYTGTLRFRPFLEPVPSTPEEMDLLRGDLAATQILDGTLVALDGEATTLLVGVPAAHGEGPEAEERRRLMAAVEAEVATFDAGPDRVLVVGAPVAEALLGLHILEDLSLLLPLAIAVIALVVWIGCRRLWGVVLALAEVGAALIFTFGLMGWLGVPVYLTTAVLPVILTTLGLADEIHILWRYQRHLGQGAPEPVRSTMRQLTRPIVVTSLTTSLAFGSFLASEIPPVRFFGLFAAIGIVFCMLWSLSAVPAMLTLLGADRLRRAVSDSQAAADSPAAPWIQRRIDPWIASRSRRRAVLIALAAVTVLLAAGLPALVVQDSWIDGFAKGSPFRQATERVDERFFGTHLLLAHLVFEPRPDDPKRDYAGLTRWSGPLFRYETLQAVGELEERMRREPEVGGVLGPFSQLVTVAYLWLGRQEGGRKLPEEPYQFGRLLDRFDMARGKHKRQEVLTDDLTGGVMTLFLKDANYRDTAELIARLEASVEELLEPHGGHLELGGDVAVSQAMIPAIVRTQVSSLLLALAGAFLAVSLFYRSPKRAALAILPAAVAVLWVFGLMGWLGVPLGVATSMFCAVTLGIGVDYGVHFLEGTRREHGEKGGGAEGGGVSASLAATGPAIIADSLAIALGFGLLGLSQVPANAYLGLLVAAALLSAAVLTLLGLAALLNRE
- the prmC gene encoding peptide chain release factor N(5)-glutamine methyltransferase, whose protein sequence is MERTLGALVADARRRFRKLSASFEIPPREALLLAGHVLGWSESRVLAYPEHILSPAEAARFEALLGRRLSGEPFAYLTGEREFYGRPFTVDRRVLIPRPETEHLVEAALALALPAAPRILDIGTGSGCIAVTLALELPGCQAVAADRSLDALRVVQANVRRHRVDNRVAPVKVDLAAALDLSSFDLVVSNPPYVDPADTGELSPEILDFEPASALFAERRGLALIEDLIQEATAMAPGTWMLLEIGRGQAPGVERHAASRDWDIGATISDYAGIARVVQLRRPR
- the murA gene encoding UDP-N-acetylglucosamine 1-carboxyvinyltransferase; translated protein: MERFRIQGPSRLAGTVRASGAKNAALPVLAASLLSDEAIELANVPEVRDIRTMGRLLEHLGVAVESPAEGRRRLRWTGPYSSAHDAPYEVVKTMRASVLVLGPLLARHGRARVSLPGGCAIGVRPIDQHLKGLEALGAEIELDHGDVSVRAERLTGGRFRFSTPTVGGTENLLMAAVLARGTTVLENCAREPEIVDLANLLTAMGGRIEGAGESTITIEGVESLGGAQHTIIPDRIEAGTYLIGAALTSGDVTVTDSRAADLAPLLEKLAEAGATVDAAEALIRVRGNGGLRPTSIDTEPHPGFPTDLQAQYMAMLTRTEGVSKVCELVFENRFQHVQELARMGADIRVDGNCAEIHGPTPLTGAHVMATDLRASASLVLAGVAAEGETIVHRIYHLDRGYARMESKLQDLGARVERFNVPMGQ